One Phaseolus vulgaris cultivar G19833 chromosome 2, P. vulgaris v2.0, whole genome shotgun sequence DNA window includes the following coding sequences:
- the LOC137810776 gene encoding transcription factor PRE6-like yields MSTRRSRSRQSGASAEITDAQITDLVSKLQQLIPELRARRSDKVSAAKVLQETCNYIKNLHREVDDLSDRLSELLANTDSNSAQAAIIRSLLM; encoded by the exons ATGTCCACCAGAAGATCTCGTTCCAGACAATCCGGTGCTTCTGCTGAGATCACGGATGCGCAAATCACCGATCTCGTTTCCAAGTTGCAACAACTTATCCCTGAGCTTCGAGCCAGGCGCTCCGACAAG GTTTCAGCTGCTAAGGTATTGCAGGAGACATGCAACTATATAAAAAACTTGCACAGAGAGGTTGATGATCTAAGTGATCGATTATCAGAGCTTCTGGCTAACACAGACTCCAACAGTGCTCAAGCAGCCATTATTAGGAGCTTACTTATGTAA